From a single Lolium rigidum isolate FL_2022 chromosome 7, APGP_CSIRO_Lrig_0.1, whole genome shotgun sequence genomic region:
- the LOC124677511 gene encoding serine carboxypeptidase-like 18 produces the protein MIGRILLPLCFFFSIGLTAQQLVLAAAASSSKVVTTLPGFDGLLPFHLETGYVEVDEVNGAELFYYFVGSEAGGEDAPFLLWLTGGDHCSVLSGLALEIGPFQFVIEPYNGTVPSLQLNPYAWTKVANVLFVDAPVGAGFSFSRKPEGYNVGDVSASLQLHELLIKWFTDHPAFLGNHLYIGGDSYAGKIVPFIAQKISEGVEAGRSPHLNLKGYLVGNPATGEIIDYSAAVPYAHGVGIISDQLYETIGGHCHGEDYKYPTNALCAQALDTYKSLLSEVRWGQILLDNCGGFTSTGPGREMDDSAGAGRKILSEEKDGAETVKRLRNPPPSPTLDCQTYGIYLSYFWANDQGTRDALGIKDGTVEEWVRCHNGDVPYTADIRSSIKYHRNVTANGYRALVYSGDHDAMVPHLGTQAWVRSLGFPIVDDWRAWHLQGQSAGFTITYSNNMTFATIKGAGHTAPEFEPERCFAMFSRWILNQQL, from the exons ATGATCGGACGGATTCTCCTGCCgctctgcttcttcttctcgaTCGGCCTCACCGCACAGCAGCTCGTCCTCGCTGCGGCTGCCTCTAGTTCGAAGGTAGTGACTACCCTCCCTGGATTCGACGGCCTCCTTCCCTTCCACCTCGAGACTGG TTACGTGGAAGTGGATGAGGTCAACGGCGCGGAGCTATTCTACTACTTCGTCGGGTCGGAAGCCGGCGGCGAGGATGCTCCTTTTCTTCTGTGGCTCACCGGCGGCGACCATTGCTCCGTACTCAGCGGCCTTGCCTTGGAGATTG GCCCATTCCAATTCGTCATAGAGCCTTATAATGGCACCGTACCGAGCCTGCAACTCAACCCGTACGCGTGGACGAAG GTGGCAAATGTTCTTTTTGTCGATGCGCCGGTTGGGGCGGGATTTTCCTTTTCTAGAAAACCTGAAGGTTACAATGTTGGGGATGTATCAGCCTCACTGCAGCTCCATGAACTCCTCATCAAG TGGTTCACCGATCATCCGGCGTTCCTGGGAAATCATCTCTATATCGGGGGAGACTCCTACGCTGGGAAAATAGTGCCATTTATCGCACAAAAGATTTCAGAAG GTGTTGAAGCTGGAAGGAGCCCCCATCTCAATCTCAAG GGCTATCTAGTGGGCAATCCGGCAACAGGTGAAATAATTGATTATAGCGCTGCAGTTCCATATGCTCACGGAGTTGGCATAATATCAGATCAGTTATATGAG ACCATAGGTGGGCATTGCCATGGAGAAGACTACAAGTATCCCACCAATGCGTTATGTGCTCAAGCTTTGGATACGTACAAAAGT CTCCTCTCTGAAGTTAGATGGGGCCAAATATTGTTAGACAACTGTGGTGGTTTTACATCTACTGGACCGGGTAGAGAAATGGACGATTCAGCTGGTGCTGGTAGGAAAATTCTAAGTGAGGAGAAAGATGGAGCCGAAACGGTGAAACGTCTTAGAAATCCACCACCTAGCCCGACACTTGACTGTCAG ACCTATGGCATCTACCTGTCGTATTTCTGGGCAAATGACCAGGGCACCCGAGACGCCCTCGGGATCAAGGACGGCACCGTGGAGGAGTGGGTGAGATGCCACAACGGCGACGTGCCATACACCGCAGACATCAGGAGCAGCATCAAGTACCACCGGAACGTCACGGCCAATGGTTACCGCGCACTGGTATACAG CGGCGACCATGATGCGATGGTGCCTCACCTGGGGACGCAGGCGTGGGTGAGGTCGCTGGGCTTCCCGATTGTTGACGACTGGAGGGCATGGCATCTCCAAGGACAGTCTGCCGG GTTCACCATAACTTACTCGAACAACATGACATTCGCAACTATTAAG GGAGCTGGACACACGGCGCCTGAGTTTGAGCCGGAGAGGTGCTTTGCCATGTTTAGCCGTTGGATACTGAATCAACAACTCTAG
- the LOC124674729 gene encoding cinnamoyl-CoA reductase 1-like — protein sequence MEAAASKSVCVTGAGGFIASWLVKLLLSKGHYAVRGTVRNPGDCKNAHLKTLEGAGERLQLVRADLLDYDSIASAVAGCEGVFHVASPVPFGRSTNPEAEIIAPAVTGTLNVLKACYEAKVKRVVMVSSVSAVYNNPNWPKGKVFDEDSWSDEAVCRKGEDWYDLSKTLAEREAFAYAAKTGLDIVTICPSLVIGPLLQSSVNASSQVLLNYLKGEHETVENKLRNLVDVRDVADAILLAFENAEACGRYLCSSLSIKVSDLINILKTLYPMYSYPKNFAEVERNIIYSSEKLQKLGWTFRPVEKTLADSVESYRASGILN from the exons ATGGAGGCGGCCGCGAGCAAGAGCGTGTGTGTGACCGGCGCAGGAGGCTTCATCGCCTCGTGGCTCGTCAAGCTACTCCTCTCCAAGGGCCACTACGCGGTCCGCGGCACCGTGCGAAATCCTG GTGATTGTAAGAATGCTCATCTCAAGACACTAGAAGGTGCTGGTGAAAGGTTGCAGCTGGTCAGGGCCGACCTGCTGGATTATGACAGCATTGCATCGGCGGTTGCTGGTTGTGAGGGAGTCTTCCATGTTGCTAGCCCTGTCCCTTTCGGCCGATCAACCAACCCTGAG GCAGAAATCATAGCTCCTGCTGTAACAGGCACACTCAATGTGTTGAAGGCTTGCTACGAGGCAAAAGTTAAGCGAGTTGTCATGGTGTCTTCAGTTTCTGCTGTGTACAATAATCCTAACTGGCCTAAGGGTAAAGTCTTCGATGAAGATAGCTGGTCAGACGAGGCCGTCTGCAGAAAGGGCGAG GATTGGTATGACCTTTCCAAAACGCTCGCAGAGCGTGAGGCATTTGCTTATGCAGCAAAAACTGGACTGGATATTGTAACTATTTGCCCATCGTTGGTAATTGGCCCCTTGCTGCAGTCTTCAGTAAACGCGAGCAGTCAAGTCCTCCTTAATTATCTTAAAG GAGAACATGAGACTGTAGAAAATAAGCTCAGGAACCTAGTGGATGTTCGTGATGTCGCCGATGCTATTCTTTTGGCTTTTGAAAATGCAGAGGCATGTGGACGCTACCTCTGCAGTTCATTATCAATTAAAGTCTCTGATCTGATAAACATACTGAAGACCTTATATCCAATGTACTCCTATCCCAAAAA CTTCGCGGAAGTGGAACGCAATATCATTTACAGTTCGGAGAAACTTCAGAAGTTAGGGTGGACCTTCAGGCCTGTGGAGAAGACCCTCGCGGACAGCGTCGAATCCTATAGAGCTTCTGGCATCCTGAACTGA